A genomic segment from Alteribacillus bidgolensis encodes:
- the rapZ gene encoding RNase adapter RapZ, which yields MGQPNEDIQVVIITGMSGAGKTVAMQSFEDLGYYCVDNLPPALIPTFIDLIESSGGKMNKVALVIDLRGREFFDHLFEAVDQLRLKTNLRTHILFLDAKDNVLVRRYKETRRSHPLAAEEAPLEGIQHEREILEDLKGRARQIIDTSDLKPKQLRERIIQSFTGPEKDAFSVNVMSFGFKYGLPIDADLVFDVRFLPNPHYIDYLQPKTGLEEEVSSYVLKWSETKEFMKKLIDMLEYMLPQYKREGKSQLIIAIGCTGGKHRSVTLAEYIADYFAGDYATHKSHRDVEKGKKYNRG from the coding sequence ATGGGGCAGCCAAATGAGGATATCCAGGTAGTGATCATTACCGGAATGTCTGGGGCAGGCAAAACAGTTGCTATGCAAAGCTTTGAAGATTTAGGATATTATTGTGTTGACAATCTCCCGCCAGCATTAATTCCCACGTTTATCGATTTAATAGAAAGCTCCGGCGGTAAAATGAATAAAGTAGCTTTAGTTATTGATTTACGGGGCAGAGAGTTTTTTGATCATTTATTTGAAGCGGTTGATCAATTAAGATTGAAAACGAATTTACGGACTCATATATTATTTTTAGATGCTAAAGATAATGTTCTTGTCCGGCGATATAAAGAAACGCGCCGTTCTCATCCGCTTGCTGCGGAAGAAGCACCGCTTGAAGGGATTCAACACGAACGAGAAATTCTAGAGGATTTAAAAGGCAGAGCCCGGCAGATTATTGATACGAGCGATTTAAAGCCTAAGCAGCTGCGCGAACGCATCATTCAATCTTTTACCGGTCCGGAAAAAGATGCTTTTTCTGTTAATGTTATGTCCTTTGGATTTAAATATGGTCTGCCGATCGATGCCGATCTTGTCTTTGATGTCCGTTTTTTGCCAAACCCCCATTACATTGACTACCTTCAGCCAAAAACAGGATTAGAAGAAGAAGTCTCTTCGTATGTGTTAAAATGGTCGGAGACAAAAGAATTTATGAAAAAATTAATTGATATGTTAGAGTATATGCTTCCTCAATATAAACGCGAAGGCAAAAGCCAGCTCATTATTGCTATTGGCTGTACAGGCGGCAAGCATCGTTCAGTAACCCTGGCTGAGTATATTGCAGATTATTTTGCCGGAGACTACGCCACCCATAAAAGTCACCGGGATGTAGAGAAAGGAAAGAAATATAATCGTGGATAA
- a CDS encoding 8-oxo-dGTP diphosphatase — MQRVTNCVLTDHDHVLMLQKPSRNWWVAPGGKMEAGESVRDSVVREFWEETGITVKNPVIRGIFTFLIIEDEKVISEWMMFTFGANKWEGNLLKKSPEGILSWQPKQQVKALSMAEGDRKIWQHILEDSGVLYGTFRYSPTYQLISSELQNDETFE; from the coding sequence ATGCAGCGTGTGACAAATTGTGTATTAACCGATCATGATCACGTTCTTATGCTTCAAAAACCGAGCCGTAACTGGTGGGTCGCACCGGGTGGTAAAATGGAGGCAGGGGAATCTGTACGTGATTCTGTTGTCCGTGAATTTTGGGAAGAAACAGGTATTACGGTGAAAAATCCTGTTATTAGAGGGATTTTCACTTTTTTAATCATAGAAGATGAAAAAGTTATTTCCGAATGGATGATGTTTACCTTTGGTGCCAACAAATGGGAAGGAAATTTGTTAAAAAAGTCACCCGAAGGAATTCTTTCCTGGCAGCCAAAACAACAAGTAAAGGCTCTTTCCATGGCAGAAGGAGACCGGAAGATTTGGCAGCATATTTTAGAAGACAGCGGTGTGTTATACGGGACGTTCCGCTACAGCCCAACCTATCAATTAATATCAAGTGAATTGCAAAATGACGAAACATTTGAATAA
- the trxB gene encoding thioredoxin-disulfide reductase: protein MSEEKIYDVIIAGAGPAGMTAAVYTSRAEMDTLMLERGVPGGQMANTEDVENYPGFDHILGPDLSNKMFEHARKFGAEYAYGDVKEIIDGKEYKTVRAGGKEYKTRSVIVATGAEYKQLGVPGEKELGGRGVSYCAVCDGAFFRNKEIVVVGGGDSAVEEAVYLTRFASKVTVVHRRDQLRAQKILQQRAFVNDKIDFKWDTVVKEINENNGKVGSVTLTDLKSGEDYEFETEGAFIYIGMLPLNDAVKGLDILNEEGYIVTNEEMETKIPGIFAAGDLREKSLRQIVTATGDGSLAAQTAQHYVEELKNTVEA, encoded by the coding sequence ATGTCAGAAGAAAAAATTTATGATGTCATCATAGCAGGTGCCGGCCCGGCAGGTATGACAGCTGCTGTATATACGTCCCGCGCTGAAATGGATACACTTATGCTTGAACGCGGTGTACCAGGCGGACAAATGGCTAATACAGAAGATGTGGAAAATTATCCGGGATTTGATCATATTCTCGGTCCGGACCTTTCTAATAAAATGTTTGAACATGCGAGAAAATTTGGTGCTGAGTACGCTTATGGTGATGTAAAAGAAATTATAGACGGAAAAGAGTACAAAACGGTAAGAGCAGGCGGAAAAGAGTATAAAACACGCTCGGTTATCGTTGCAACAGGTGCAGAATATAAACAGCTCGGTGTACCAGGCGAAAAAGAATTGGGCGGACGCGGTGTATCTTATTGTGCGGTATGTGACGGCGCATTTTTCCGCAATAAAGAAATTGTAGTTGTCGGCGGCGGAGATTCAGCTGTTGAAGAGGCTGTTTACTTGACGCGTTTTGCTTCTAAAGTAACAGTAGTTCACCGCCGTGATCAGCTCCGTGCCCAAAAGATTCTGCAGCAGCGCGCGTTCGTCAATGATAAAATTGATTTTAAATGGGACACAGTTGTGAAAGAAATCAACGAAAACAATGGAAAAGTTGGCAGTGTCACACTCACTGACTTGAAGTCTGGAGAGGATTATGAATTTGAAACAGAGGGTGCATTTATTTATATCGGGATGCTTCCTTTAAACGACGCTGTTAAAGGCTTGGATATTTTAAATGAAGAAGGGTACATTGTTACAAACGAAGAAATGGAAACAAAAATTCCCGGCATTTTTGCAGCCGGAGACCTCCGTGAAAAATCTCTTCGTCAAATTGTGACAGCTACTGGTGACGGATCGCTAGCAGCACAGACTGCACAGCATTATGTAGAAGAATTGAAAAATACAGTCGAAGCATAA
- a CDS encoding tetratricopeptide repeat protein — protein sequence MKTQNEQKQGQVIPFIQNGEYFFKRGVTAYQKKELTRAVKYLRRAVELNPEQGVFHCQLAAIYADMAEYEKSNELLLYVLDELDESMYECYFFLANNYAYQGLFDRARETAKLYLRFVPEGDFAADAEDLLQLLKLEDVEEDSEDDLTKTGDELIITYEKAVRMIEEERYYEAETLLENIITDYPSYWPAQSQLARVLHLKGQTEEALAYTKDLLKENAYLPAVCQLAVLYKEMGREKEASEIAEMLKRTVPLDKDHLQRIASTLCRLREYDEAYYFFRMLAQRFGPEDENFFFQYGVAAYQTKRYSQAEKWWRQAQIRNHHGASVLLEKMQHGLLTASDVNHESYQYHQL from the coding sequence ATGAAAACTCAAAATGAACAAAAACAAGGACAAGTGATTCCTTTTATACAAAACGGTGAATATTTTTTTAAACGGGGCGTCACGGCTTATCAAAAAAAAGAGCTGACACGCGCCGTTAAATATTTACGACGAGCGGTTGAATTAAATCCAGAACAAGGAGTTTTTCATTGTCAGCTGGCCGCTATATACGCGGACATGGCAGAATACGAAAAGTCAAATGAATTACTTCTTTATGTTCTTGATGAGTTAGATGAATCGATGTATGAGTGTTATTTTTTCTTGGCCAACAATTATGCTTATCAAGGATTGTTCGACCGTGCAAGAGAAACGGCAAAGCTTTACTTGCGGTTTGTTCCAGAAGGGGACTTTGCAGCTGATGCCGAAGATTTGCTTCAGCTTTTAAAGCTAGAAGACGTCGAGGAAGACTCTGAAGACGATCTTACAAAAACGGGAGACGAACTAATTATAACGTATGAAAAAGCCGTACGTATGATAGAAGAAGAAAGATATTATGAAGCGGAAACGCTGCTTGAAAATATTATTACTGATTATCCGTCCTATTGGCCTGCTCAAAGTCAGCTCGCCCGCGTACTTCATTTAAAAGGCCAGACAGAAGAGGCATTAGCTTACACGAAAGACTTGTTAAAGGAAAACGCATATTTACCAGCAGTATGTCAGTTAGCTGTTTTATATAAAGAAATGGGAAGAGAAAAAGAAGCTTCTGAAATAGCAGAGATGTTAAAAAGAACGGTGCCTTTAGATAAAGACCATTTACAAAGGATTGCTTCAACATTATGCAGGTTAAGAGAATATGACGAAGCGTATTATTTTTTCCGGATGCTTGCACAGCGCTTTGGTCCAGAAGACGAAAATTTCTTCTTTCAATACGGTGTAGCTGCATATCAAACAAAGCGTTACAGCCAAGCAGAAAAGTGGTGGAGACAAGCACAGATAAGAAATCATCACGGAGCCTCTGTCTTATTAGAAAAGATGCAGCATGGACTTTTGACAGCCAGCGACGTGAACCATGAATCTTATCAGTACCATCAACTGTAG
- the hisIE gene encoding bifunctional phosphoribosyl-AMP cyclohydrolase/phosphoribosyl-ATP diphosphatase HisIE yields MNIEELSFDEKGLIPAIVQDAVNKEVLTLAYMNKESLTKTIETKETWFYSRSRQELWHKGETSGNTQQVTDIRYDCDQDALVVKVTPLGPACHKGTYSCFSQSLLEDEKTDANAGRFDILNQLEQTIAAREAEMPEGAYTTYLFTEGVDKILKKVGEEASEVIIASKNRDAEELKWESADLLYHLFVLLREQKLPLDHVLGVLEERHGK; encoded by the coding sequence ATGAATATAGAAGAGCTTTCATTTGATGAAAAAGGGCTTATTCCTGCGATTGTTCAAGATGCTGTAAATAAAGAAGTGCTGACACTCGCTTATATGAACAAAGAATCCCTTACAAAAACAATAGAAACAAAAGAGACCTGGTTTTACAGCCGTTCAAGACAGGAACTTTGGCATAAAGGAGAAACATCTGGGAACACGCAGCAAGTAACAGATATCCGCTACGATTGTGACCAAGACGCGCTGGTGGTAAAAGTGACCCCTCTTGGGCCAGCCTGTCATAAAGGCACGTACAGCTGTTTTAGTCAATCCCTTTTAGAAGATGAAAAAACAGATGCCAACGCCGGCCGCTTCGATATTTTAAACCAATTAGAGCAAACGATTGCGGCAAGAGAAGCAGAAATGCCGGAAGGGGCTTATACGACATACCTGTTTACCGAAGGTGTGGATAAAATTTTGAAGAAAGTTGGAGAAGAAGCGAGTGAAGTAATCATTGCTTCTAAAAATCGTGATGCTGAGGAGCTGAAATGGGAAAGTGCGGACCTTTTGTATCACCTTTTTGTCCTGCTTCGCGAACAAAAATTACCGCTTGATCATGTATTAGGTGTCCTTGAAGAACGCCACGGTAAATAA
- the hisF gene encoding imidazole glycerol phosphate synthase subunit HisF, with protein MLTKRIIPCLDVKEGRVVKGVQFVDLRDAGDPVELAAFYDEQGADELVFLDISASHEGRKTMVEVVKEVAGTLAIPFTVGGGINSLDDMRTILRAGADKVSLNTAAVKRPELITEGADYFGSQCIVVAIDAKYEEELGSWRIYTHGGRTPTDWEVSDWAKEVVRLGAGEILLTSMDQDGAKTGFDQALTEKVNEAVSVPVIASGGAGAKEHFVDVFEDAQADAALAASIFHYKETSVEEVKTYLRENGVLVR; from the coding sequence ATGCTGACAAAGCGAATTATTCCATGCTTGGATGTAAAAGAAGGACGCGTTGTCAAAGGGGTTCAGTTTGTTGACCTTCGCGACGCTGGTGATCCAGTAGAACTGGCTGCTTTTTATGATGAACAGGGAGCCGATGAACTAGTATTTCTTGATATTTCTGCGTCTCATGAAGGACGGAAAACAATGGTCGAAGTTGTAAAAGAAGTGGCTGGAACCCTTGCTATTCCATTTACTGTAGGAGGCGGCATCAATTCTTTGGATGACATGCGTACTATCCTGCGGGCAGGGGCAGATAAAGTATCGCTGAATACAGCTGCGGTAAAACGGCCTGAATTAATTACGGAAGGCGCGGATTATTTCGGTTCACAATGTATTGTGGTTGCAATTGATGCAAAATATGAAGAAGAGCTCGGATCCTGGAGAATTTATACACACGGCGGGCGCACCCCGACCGATTGGGAAGTATCCGACTGGGCCAAAGAAGTCGTCCGCCTCGGTGCCGGGGAAATTCTATTAACAAGCATGGATCAGGACGGTGCCAAAACGGGGTTTGATCAAGCTTTGACGGAAAAAGTGAATGAAGCCGTGTCGGTTCCTGTTATTGCGTCAGGAGGAGCAGGAGCTAAAGAACATTTTGTAGATGTATTTGAAGACGCACAAGCGGATGCTGCATTAGCTGCTTCCATTTTTCATTATAAAGAAACATCTGTTGAAGAAGTGAAGACGTATTTAAGAGAGAATGGGGTGCTGGTGCGATGA
- the hisA gene encoding 1-(5-phosphoribosyl)-5-[(5-phosphoribosylamino)methylideneamino]imidazole-4-carboxamide isomerase encodes MSEFKIYPAIDIRGGKCVRLLQGDYDKETVYGDSPVDMAARFEKAGASWIHMVDLDGAKEKKRVNDEFVVKAAKELSANVQVGGGIRTAEDVAYYLENGVERVILGSVAVQHPDFAKEMLAKYKEKIAIGLDARDGYVAVNGWLETSEVTAVALGQKMAEYGAETFIFTDIAKDGMLSGPNVEAIAELAKATGKKVIASGGVSDLDDLKELANYRNEGVAGAIVGKAIYTDKVDLKQVLTEVDQ; translated from the coding sequence ATGAGTGAATTTAAAATATACCCAGCCATTGATATCCGCGGCGGAAAATGTGTTCGTCTTTTGCAAGGCGATTATGATAAAGAAACGGTTTACGGAGATTCTCCAGTAGATATGGCCGCGCGTTTTGAAAAAGCCGGGGCTTCCTGGATACATATGGTTGATTTAGACGGAGCCAAAGAAAAAAAACGTGTGAACGATGAGTTTGTCGTAAAAGCAGCTAAAGAACTTTCTGCTAACGTTCAGGTAGGCGGCGGCATCCGAACGGCAGAAGATGTGGCGTATTATCTCGAGAATGGGGTAGAACGCGTCATTTTAGGAAGTGTAGCGGTACAGCACCCTGACTTTGCAAAAGAAATGCTAGCAAAATACAAAGAAAAAATTGCAATCGGCCTTGATGCAAGAGATGGTTACGTAGCGGTGAACGGCTGGCTGGAAACATCTGAAGTGACAGCTGTTGCACTTGGGCAGAAAATGGCCGAATACGGAGCAGAAACGTTTATTTTTACCGATATTGCAAAAGATGGCATGTTATCCGGCCCCAATGTTGAAGCCATTGCAGAGCTGGCAAAAGCGACGGGGAAAAAAGTAATTGCATCGGGAGGAGTCAGTGATCTGGACGATTTAAAAGAGCTGGCCAACTACCGAAATGAAGGTGTTGCAGGTGCTATTGTAGGCAAAGCAATTTATACAGATAAAGTCGACCTCAAACAGGTGCTTACGGAGGTGGATCAATAA
- the hisH gene encoding imidazole glycerol phosphate synthase subunit HisH — MIGIIDYGMGNLHSVSKALERLDLSYFLSEDPEELEKADGLILPGVGSFRDAMTLLKEKQQEEFIKTWAADGKPLLGICLGMQLLFEGSEENGDTEGLGFLPGYARLFKGKSETGEAYKVPHMGWNKLEFQQPEHDLLQDTEEGHVYFVHSYVIETPDKDVLVAASDYYQEVPAVVGRGRVMGTQFHPEKSSRLGMKMLDNFGKVVAEGSRTL, encoded by the coding sequence ATGATCGGAATTATTGACTACGGTATGGGAAATCTGCACAGTGTCAGCAAAGCACTAGAACGACTCGACCTTTCTTATTTCTTATCCGAAGACCCAGAAGAACTTGAGAAAGCGGATGGATTGATTTTACCAGGAGTTGGTTCTTTTCGAGATGCCATGACCCTGCTCAAAGAAAAGCAGCAGGAAGAGTTTATTAAAACGTGGGCAGCTGATGGAAAACCGCTTCTTGGCATTTGTCTTGGCATGCAGTTATTGTTTGAAGGCAGTGAAGAAAACGGAGATACAGAAGGACTTGGGTTTTTGCCTGGCTATGCGAGACTTTTCAAAGGAAAGAGCGAAACCGGGGAAGCGTATAAAGTACCGCACATGGGATGGAATAAACTAGAATTCCAACAGCCGGAACATGACTTGCTGCAAGATACAGAAGAAGGCCACGTATATTTCGTTCATTCCTACGTGATCGAAACGCCAGACAAAGATGTTTTGGTAGCGGCAAGCGATTACTATCAAGAAGTGCCTGCCGTTGTTGGGCGCGGACGCGTGATGGGAACCCAATTTCACCCTGAGAAAAGCAGCCGGCTTGGCATGAAAATGCTAGATAACTTCGGAAAAGTAGTCGCAGAAGGGAGCCGGACACTATGA
- the hisB gene encoding imidazoleglycerol-phosphate dehydratase HisB gives MAERISSIERNTGETQIRLGMNIDGEGQSNISTGVPFMTHMLDLFTKHGHFDVTIDAKGDTEVDDHHTTEDIGICLGQVFKDALGDKKGIRRYGNAFVPMDETLAQVVVDLSNRPHLECIAEFPSQKVGTFDTELVHEFLWKFALEARMNLHVIVHYGRNTHHIIEAIFKAMARALDEATQLDERVKGVPSTKGML, from the coding sequence ATGGCAGAACGTATCAGCTCCATAGAAAGAAATACGGGAGAAACGCAGATTCGTTTAGGTATGAATATTGATGGAGAAGGCCAAAGCAATATTTCCACCGGTGTCCCATTTATGACACATATGCTCGATTTATTTACGAAACACGGGCATTTTGATGTAACGATTGACGCCAAAGGAGATACCGAAGTAGATGATCATCATACGACCGAGGATATCGGCATTTGCCTAGGTCAGGTTTTTAAAGATGCACTCGGTGATAAAAAAGGGATCCGCCGCTACGGCAACGCATTTGTTCCAATGGATGAAACATTGGCGCAAGTGGTTGTAGACTTAAGCAATCGTCCGCATCTAGAATGTATTGCGGAGTTTCCAAGTCAAAAAGTCGGCACATTTGACACGGAACTGGTGCATGAATTTTTATGGAAGTTTGCGCTAGAAGCCCGGATGAACCTTCATGTGATTGTTCATTATGGCCGCAATACACATCATATTATTGAAGCCATCTTTAAAGCAATGGCTCGTGCTCTAGATGAGGCAACGCAATTAGATGAGCGCGTAAAAGGTGTGCCGTCTACGAAGGGAATGCTTTAA
- the hisD gene encoding histidinol dehydrogenase, producing the protein MKIIELTEDVSLTRDIETSTEKQRESVGAIINQVRQNGDKALKDLTEMYDGVRLENLFVTEEEIKEAYNHINQQTLESLRRASKNIQSFHERQTRQSWVTTNEDGTMLGQKITALDSAGVYVPGGKAAYPSTIMMNVIPAQVAGVRNIIMTSPPDREGKLAPAVLVTAAELGVTHILKAGGAQAVAALAYGTETVPSVDKITGPGNIFVALAKREVFGQVDIDMIAGPSEIVVLADNTARPDYVAADLLSQAEHDEMSSPVLVTTSKTLAENVQTEVEKQIAELPRKEIASASINDHGAIYTAAELDEAVEAVNQLAPEHLEIMTKNPYELLGKIRHAGAIFLGPLSAEPVGDYFAGPNHVLPTNGTARFSSPLNVDDFTKKSSIISYSQTAFERDAEDIAAIARLEGLEAHARSIEVRKKGEN; encoded by the coding sequence GTGAAAATTATAGAACTAACAGAGGATGTTAGTCTCACTCGAGACATTGAAACCAGCACAGAAAAGCAAAGAGAATCCGTAGGCGCTATTATTAACCAAGTTCGTCAAAACGGTGATAAAGCCCTGAAAGATCTTACGGAAATGTATGACGGTGTCCGTTTAGAAAATCTTTTTGTTACTGAAGAAGAGATAAAAGAAGCGTATAACCATATCAATCAGCAAACGCTTGAATCTCTGCGCCGGGCCAGCAAAAATATTCAATCTTTTCACGAACGCCAAACTCGTCAGTCCTGGGTGACAACAAATGAAGACGGTACGATGCTCGGACAAAAAATTACAGCGCTTGATTCTGCCGGCGTTTATGTTCCAGGAGGCAAGGCTGCCTACCCTTCTACGATTATGATGAATGTGATTCCAGCACAGGTAGCCGGGGTGAGAAACATTATAATGACTTCCCCGCCCGATCGCGAAGGCAAGCTTGCTCCTGCTGTACTTGTGACTGCTGCTGAGCTTGGAGTTACTCACATTTTAAAAGCCGGAGGAGCTCAAGCGGTTGCGGCCCTTGCTTATGGCACAGAAACCGTTCCGTCTGTCGATAAAATTACGGGTCCGGGCAATATTTTTGTCGCTCTTGCAAAACGTGAAGTATTTGGGCAGGTCGATATTGATATGATTGCCGGTCCAAGTGAAATTGTAGTGTTAGCGGATAACACAGCCCGTCCTGATTATGTAGCGGCAGATCTTCTGTCTCAGGCCGAACATGATGAAATGTCATCTCCTGTATTAGTTACTACCTCTAAAACGCTCGCAGAAAACGTACAAACAGAAGTAGAAAAACAGATTGCTGAACTGCCAAGAAAAGAAATTGCTTCTGCATCCATTAATGATCATGGTGCAATTTATACTGCGGCTGAACTTGATGAAGCGGTGGAGGCAGTAAACCAGCTCGCCCCTGAACACTTAGAAATCATGACCAAAAACCCATACGAATTGTTAGGTAAAATTCGTCATGCCGGAGCTATCTTTCTCGGTCCATTAAGCGCCGAACCGGTTGGGGATTATTTTGCCGGTCCGAACCATGTCCTGCCAACCAATGGAACGGCCCGTTTTTCAAGCCCATTAAATGTGGATGATTTTACGAAAAAATCAAGCATCATCTCTTACAGCCAAACAGCATTTGAGCGGGATGCTGAAGACATAGCAGCCATTGCAAGATTAGAAGGATTAGAAGCTCACGCTCGCTCAATAGAGGTTCGAAAAAAGGGGGAGAACTAA
- the hisG gene encoding ATP phosphoribosyltransferase, whose amino-acid sequence MSEPLTVAMPKGRIFEEAAELLREADFPLPPEFDDSRKLIVDAPEADLRFILAKPMDVPTYVEHGVADLGVAGKDTMIEEERDVYEVLDLNISECYLAVAGLPGYEKTDINPKVASKYPNLATQYFKEQGEQVEIIKLNGSIELAPLVGLADRIVDIVSTGRTLRENGLVELETIVPITSRLIVNPVSYRMKDARVDDLVERLARVVEEDEA is encoded by the coding sequence ATGAGTGAACCGTTGACCGTAGCAATGCCAAAGGGACGAATTTTTGAAGAAGCAGCAGAGCTTCTTCGAGAAGCTGATTTTCCGCTTCCGCCGGAATTTGATGATTCTCGTAAATTAATTGTGGATGCGCCGGAAGCTGATCTTCGTTTTATTTTAGCCAAACCAATGGATGTACCGACCTATGTGGAGCACGGCGTTGCAGACCTCGGAGTGGCGGGGAAAGATACGATGATTGAAGAGGAGCGCGACGTATATGAAGTGCTTGATTTGAATATCAGTGAGTGCTACCTTGCTGTCGCCGGACTGCCTGGCTATGAAAAAACGGATATCAATCCAAAAGTAGCATCGAAATACCCTAACCTTGCCACCCAGTATTTTAAAGAACAAGGCGAACAAGTAGAAATTATTAAACTGAACGGGTCGATTGAACTTGCTCCTCTCGTTGGACTTGCTGATCGAATCGTTGATATTGTATCTACCGGCCGCACATTAAGAGAAAATGGTCTGGTAGAATTAGAAACAATCGTACCCATCACCTCCAGGTTGATTGTGAACCCGGTGAGCTACCGTATGAAAGATGCTCGTGTTGATGATTTAGTAGAACGTCTTGCCAGAGTGGTAGAGGAGGATGAAGCGTGA
- a CDS encoding ATP phosphoribosyltransferase regulatory subunit, producing the protein MSKPFMFEKPVGMRDTLPAYYQTKNKVRERMEKETDSWGYLPIETPALEYYDTVGTASAILDQQLFKLLDQQGNTLVLRPDMTAPIARVAASSLKDQAFPLRLSYHSPLFRAQQRDGGRPAEFEQMGVELVGDGTASADGEVIALMAAALKKAGLQNFQIAIGHIGYVNALLLDVVGSEERANTLRRYLYEKNYVGFKQHVKSLPLSSIDEKRLLSLLKLRGGQEKLKDAEELVQNGKAAKALNDLHQLWDVLESYGVSEHIKLDLNLVMHMSYYTGVVFEGYGSKLGFPLSSGGRYDELLQNFNRPAQATGFGIRLDLLVEALGDTEELPEQTCILFSKERRKEAIEEAGKLRESGKRVVLQDLQGVENVDELSEAFAEVYYFIGKKQGGASNE; encoded by the coding sequence ATGAGCAAACCTTTTATGTTTGAAAAGCCGGTCGGAATGAGAGATACTCTGCCGGCTTACTATCAAACAAAAAATAAAGTAAGAGAACGGATGGAAAAAGAAACAGACAGCTGGGGTTATCTGCCTATTGAGACTCCTGCTTTAGAATATTACGACACTGTCGGCACTGCTTCGGCCATATTGGATCAGCAGCTTTTTAAACTGCTTGACCAGCAAGGGAACACACTCGTGCTCCGTCCGGATATGACAGCACCTATTGCACGGGTCGCAGCTTCGAGCTTAAAGGACCAAGCTTTCCCGCTCCGTCTCTCTTATCACAGCCCGCTGTTTCGTGCCCAGCAAAGAGATGGAGGACGCCCTGCTGAGTTTGAACAAATGGGAGTGGAGCTTGTCGGAGACGGGACGGCAAGTGCAGACGGAGAAGTTATCGCACTAATGGCAGCAGCATTAAAAAAAGCAGGACTGCAAAATTTTCAAATAGCGATTGGCCATATCGGCTATGTGAATGCTCTGCTTCTTGATGTCGTAGGAAGCGAAGAAAGAGCAAATACACTCCGCCGTTACTTATATGAGAAAAATTATGTAGGCTTTAAACAACATGTAAAGAGTCTTCCCCTTTCTTCTATTGATGAAAAACGTCTCCTTTCTTTATTAAAGCTGAGAGGCGGACAGGAAAAATTAAAGGATGCCGAAGAACTCGTTCAAAATGGAAAAGCGGCAAAAGCATTGAATGACTTGCACCAGCTTTGGGATGTTCTAGAAAGTTATGGGGTAAGCGAGCATATTAAGCTTGATTTGAACCTGGTTATGCATATGAGCTATTACACAGGTGTGGTGTTTGAAGGGTATGGAAGTAAGTTAGGCTTTCCATTATCAAGCGGAGGCCGTTATGATGAATTGCTGCAAAACTTCAACCGCCCGGCTCAAGCAACAGGGTTTGGCATTCGTTTGGATTTACTCGTAGAGGCGCTTGGGGATACAGAAGAACTACCTGAACAAACGTGTATCCTTTTTAGTAAAGAACGCCGGAAAGAAGCAATCGAAGAAGCAGGAAAACTTCGCGAAAGCGGCAAAAGGGTCGTACTGCAAGACTTACAAGGTGTTGAAAACGTAGATGAACTAAGCGAAGCCTTTGCAGAAGTGTATTATTTTATTGGAAAGAAGCAAGGAGGCGCCAGCAATGAGTGA
- a CDS encoding acyltransferase, which yields MRQTDRFPVESANSLWHIYKTVPFWKVVKNFIVIQAARYTPFLPIKNWLYRTFLNMKVGETTAFALMVMPDIMFPEKISVGRNSVIGYNTTILAHEYLIKEYRIGNVEIGDDVLIGANATILPGVTIGSGAVVAAGSVVHKDVAPGSFVGGNPLRLIREKENKDDSFPT from the coding sequence ATGAGACAGACGGACCGTTTTCCGGTAGAATCAGCCAATTCGCTCTGGCACATTTACAAAACGGTACCGTTCTGGAAAGTGGTAAAAAATTTTATTGTAATCCAAGCTGCACGTTACACTCCATTTTTGCCGATAAAAAATTGGCTGTACCGAACGTTTTTAAACATGAAGGTTGGAGAAACGACTGCATTTGCGTTGATGGTTATGCCCGATATAATGTTCCCTGAAAAAATCAGCGTCGGTCGAAACAGTGTGATTGGCTACAATACGACGATACTAGCTCACGAATATTTAATCAAAGAGTATCGCATCGGAAACGTTGAAATAGGGGATGATGTATTAATTGGAGCGAACGCCACGATTTTACCCGGAGTCACGATAGGAAGCGGAGCCGTGGTGGCTGCTGGTTCTGTCGTACATAAAGATGTGGCGCCGGGAAGTTTTGTCGGCGGCAATCCGCTTCGTCTTATCCGAGAAAAAGAAAATAAAGATGATTCCTTCCCGACATAG